The following are encoded together in the Xiphophorus hellerii strain 12219 chromosome 3, Xiphophorus_hellerii-4.1, whole genome shotgun sequence genome:
- the dap3 gene encoding small ribosomal subunit protein mS29 yields the protein MSLHRLAFRLRPTVTHVRSLHSSGYVQQQEAVAVEPEPESVSVFRTQEKDPACHSDKHVGQFYTLSSAHVRPLFPDSFPWRYQQQMKTFNETCIMVRQPALEVISYLKKADYSQPALRYVFYGLKGTGKTMSLCHTVHFCYTQGWLVLHVPDAHLWVKNCKELLPSSYKLSRFDQPLEATTWLRNFKITNEHFLPKIKLKERYVWTKRESTEAGSSLGELVDQGISRVKSSSDVVGAVMKELRLQSGQPGADFRLAVAVDGVNALWGRSTIKKEDKTAVDPEELTLVYNLRKLMKNDWSGGAIITTLSQTGSLYLPKSAYLPQDLLGERGFDSMDPFIPVSVPSYSEKEFESCYLYYMDRNWLQHPQSRTEEGKKELVFLCNMNPSMFERLCGYL from the exons ATGTCCCTTCACAGACTGGCCTTCAGGCTGCGGCCAACG GTGACACATGTCAGGAGTCTTCATAGCAGTGGATATGTCCAGCAGCAGGAAGCCGTGGCTGTGGAGCCAGAACCAGAGTCCGTATCAGTCTTCAGGACACAGGAAAAAGACCCA GCTTGCCACTCAGACAAACATGTGGGACAGTTCTACACCCTGTCTTCTGCACATGTCCGGCCTCTGTTTCCGGACAGCTTCCCTTGGCGCTATCAGCAACAG ATGAAGACGTTCAATGAGACTTGCATCATGGTGCGGCAGCCGGCCTTGGAGGTCATCTCTTACCTTAAAAAAGCCGACTACAGCCAGCCTGCCCTGAGATACGTATTCT ACGGGCTGAAGGGGACTGGGAAAACAATGTCTCTTTGTCACACAGTCCACTTCTGCTACACACAGGGATGGCTGGTGCTTCACGTCCCTGATG CCCACCTGTGGGTGAAGAACTGTAAGGAGCTGCTGCCATCGTCCTATAAGTTGTCTCGCTTTGATCAACCGCTAGAAGCCACCACTTGGCTACGCAACTTCAAAATCACCAACGAACATTTTCTTCCAAAG atAAAACTAAAAGAGCGGTATGTGTGGACGAAGAGGGAGTCCACCGAGGCGGGAAGTTCACTTGGAGAGCTGGTGGATCAG GGAATATCGCGAGTAAAGAGCAGCAGCGACGTGGTGGGAGCGGTGATGAAGGAGCTCAGGCTGCAAAGCGGCCAACCGGGAGCGGACTTCCGCCTGGCCGTGGCTGTGGACGGCGTGAACGCCCTGTGGGGAAGATCCACCATCAAGAAGGAGGATAAGACCGCC GTGGATCCAGAGGAGCTCACTTTGGTTTATAACCTGAGAAAGCTGATGAAGAACGACTGG AGCGGCGGCGCCATCATTACCACTCTGTCTCAGACGGGCTCTCTCTACCTTCCAAAATCCGCCTACTTGCCTCAAGATCTTCTCGGAGAG AGAGGCTTTGACAGCATGGATCCATTCATCCCCGTATCGGTGCCCAGCTACAGCGAGAAGGAGTTTGAGAGCTGTTACCTTTACTACATGGATCGGAACTGGCTGCAGCACCCACAGA GCCGAACAGAAGAAGGGAAGAAAGAACTCGTCTTTTTGTGCAACATGAATCCATCCATGTTCGAAAGACTTTGTGGCTACTTGTGA